The following coding sequences lie in one Peromyscus maniculatus bairdii isolate BWxNUB_F1_BW_parent chromosome 3, HU_Pman_BW_mat_3.1, whole genome shotgun sequence genomic window:
- the Rassf8 gene encoding ras association domain-containing protein 8 — protein sequence MELKVWVDGVQRIVCGVTEVTTCQEVVIALAQAIGRTGRYTLIEKWRDTERHLAPHENPIISLNKWGQYASDVQLILRRTGPSLSERPTSDSVARIPERTLYRQSLPPLAKLRPQVDKSIKRREPKRKSLTFTGGAKGLMDIFGKGKETEFRQKVLSNCRTTAEELRRLIRLQTDKLQAIEQQLESSELEIRFWEQKYNSSLEEEIVRLEQKIKRNDVEIEEEEFWENELQIEQENEKQLQDQLEEIRQKVTDCDSKLKDYLAQIHSMESGLEAEKLHREVQEAQVNEEEVKGKIEKVKGEMDLQGQQSLRLENGIRAVERSLGQATKRLQDREQELEQLTKELRQVNLQQFIQQTGTKVTVLPAEPTEIEASQADIETEAPFQSGSLKRPGSSRQLPSNLRILQNPISSGFNPEGIYV from the exons ATGGAACTTAAAGTATGGGTGGATGGAGTTCAGAGGATTGTTTGTGGTGTCACTGAAGTCACAACTTGCCAGGAGGTTGTAATAGCCTTAGCCCAAGCTATAG GTCGAACTGGAAGGTACACCCTCATAGAGAAATGGAGAGATACTGAGAGGCACTTGGCACCGCATGAAAACCCCATCATATCCTTAAACAAGTGGGGGCAGTATGCTAGTGACGTACAGCTCATCTTGCGTCGGACTGGGCCATCCCTCAGTGAGCGCCCCACCTCAGACAGTGTGGCCCGGATTCCTGAAAGAACTTTGTACCGACAGAGCTTGCCCCCCTTAGCCAAACTGCGGCCTCAGGTAGACAAGTCAATCAAGAGAAGAGAACCTAAAAGGAAGTCCCTGACGTTCACAGGAGGTGCCAAAGGGCTGATGGACATTTTTGGAAAAGGTAAAGAAACTGAGTTTAGGCAGAAGGTGCTGAGTAACTGCAGAACCACAGCAGAGGAGCTGAGGAGGCTGATCCGGCTGCAGACAGATAAGCTGCAGGCCATTGAGCAGCAGCTGGAGTCCAGTGAACTAGAGATACGATTCTGGGAGCAAAAATACAATTCCAGCCTGGAAGAGGAAATTGTCCGTCTGGAGCAAAAGATCAAAAGGAATGATGTGGAGATCGAGGAGGAGGAGTTTTGGGAAAATGAACTACAGATAGAACAAGAAAATGAGAAGCAGCTCCAGGACCAGCTCGAGGAGATACGGCAGAAAGTCACAGACTGTGACAGCAAGCTGAAGGACTACCTGGCACAGATCCACTCTATGGAAAGTGGTCTCGAAGCGGAGAAGCTGCACCGGGAAGTTCAGGAGGCCCAAGTCAACGAGGAGGAGGTGAAAGGAAAGATTGAGAAGGTCAAGGGTGAGATGGACCTGCAAGGGCAGCAGAGCCTGAGGCTGGAGAACGGCATTAGAGCTGTAGAGAGGTCTCTGGGGCAGGCTACCAAGCGCTTACAG gacagggagcaggagCTGGAGCAGTTGACCAAAGAGCTCCGTCAAGTCAATCTGCAGCAGTTCATCCAGCAGACAGGGACAAAGGTCACAGTGCTGCCAGCTGAGCCCACGGAGATAGAGGCCTCCCAGGCAGACATAGAGACAG AGGCGCCATTCCAGTCTGGGTCCCTGAAGCGACCTGGTTCATCACGGCAGCTCCCCAGTAATCTTCGTATTCTGCAGAACCCCATCTCTTCTGGATTTAATCCTGAAGGCATCTATGTATAA